Proteins from a genomic interval of Haloferax marinisediminis:
- a CDS encoding DUF5789 family protein: MSGDIRGRDENPEDEQRQQPERKREEVRDRAREDRAISGDSDGRLGGLDEVLEAQDYPITTDELVEAYGDYEIETQGGTESLEEVLAPTDNQTYDSADDVRSRLLGLIHR; this comes from the coding sequence ATGTCAGGTGACATACGTGGCCGAGACGAGAACCCAGAGGACGAACAGCGACAACAGCCAGAGCGGAAGCGAGAAGAAGTACGTGACCGAGCTCGTGAAGACCGAGCGATAAGCGGCGATTCTGATGGGCGCCTTGGTGGCCTCGATGAGGTACTCGAAGCCCAGGACTATCCAATCACGACGGATGAATTGGTCGAGGCCTATGGCGACTACGAAATAGAAACCCAGGGTGGGACGGAATCCCTCGAAGAAGTGCTTGCTCCAACCGATAACCAAACGTACGACTCCGCCGATGACGTTCGAAGCCGATTACTGGGATTGATACATCGCTAA
- a CDS encoding peptidylprolyl isomerase: MALRRRSLLALAAAGVGGTLAGCTSSQESTDNEVPIEEPIENEASESTESTRPSGQLIATLRTTKGDIVVELYGDRAPRTVENFVGLATGSKTWVDPQTGESVDGEPLYEDVLFHRVIDDFMIQTGDPTGTGRGGPGYQFDDEFHEELRHDGPGVVSMANAGPDTNGSQFFITLDAQPHLDGRHAVFGQVIEGMGVVEAIGAVETDSADRPVNDVILESVTVETA; this comes from the coding sequence ATGGCACTACGACGACGCTCTCTTCTTGCGCTAGCCGCCGCTGGAGTCGGCGGAACCCTCGCTGGTTGCACTTCGAGTCAGGAGTCCACAGACAATGAGGTGCCCATAGAGGAGCCCATAGAAAACGAGGCGTCCGAATCCACGGAGTCAACTCGCCCGAGCGGGCAGCTGATTGCGACGTTGCGGACGACGAAAGGTGACATCGTGGTCGAGCTCTACGGTGACCGCGCACCCCGAACGGTCGAGAACTTCGTCGGCCTCGCTACCGGTTCGAAAACGTGGGTCGACCCCCAAACCGGTGAGTCGGTCGATGGTGAACCGCTCTACGAGGACGTCCTTTTCCACCGGGTCATCGACGATTTCATGATCCAGACCGGCGACCCGACCGGGACCGGCCGTGGCGGCCCAGGCTACCAATTCGACGACGAATTCCATGAAGAACTCCGGCACGATGGCCCCGGTGTGGTTTCGATGGCCAATGCAGGTCCCGACACGAACGGCTCGCAGTTCTTTATCACGCTTGACGCACAGCCGCATCTCGACGGCCGACACGCCGTCTTCGGACAGGTAATTGAGGGGATGGGCGTCGTCGAAGCGATTGGTGCGGTCGAAACTGACAGCGCTGACCGGCCGGTCAACGACGTAATCTTGGAGTCGGTGACAGTCGAGACCGCTTGA
- a CDS encoding type II toxin-antitoxin system HicB family antitoxin — protein MVWPLGGSDCCTCDRLTTCSVGTHVNYNASVEFIHVDHRRVAAKDIETGVASFGHDRAETLRMPAGELDVYHRKGEP, from the coding sequence TTGGTCTGGCCGCTGGGCGGTTCAGACTGTTGCACGTGTGATCGACTCACCACCTGCAGTGTAGGTACTCATGTAAATTATAACGCCAGCGTTGAGTTCATCCACGTGGATCATAGGCGAGTCGCCGCAAAGGACATCGAGACAGGTGTCGCCTCCTTCGGTCATGACCGTGCTGAGACACTGCGGATGCCTGCTGGTGAACTCGATGTCTACCACCGGAAGGGTGAACCGTAG
- a CDS encoding acetolactate synthase large subunit, translated as MKASDLLVRCLETEGVEYVFGLPGEELEGLLFSLRDSDIQFIPVRHEQGAAFMADVHGRLTGEAGVCLSTLGPGATNLLTGVADAHLDKSPLVAITGQGGLERLHQESHQALDIVHMFEPVVKWNTQITDAEIIPESVRKAFKLAEYEKPGATHLEFPEDVAAQELDAEPLPTRPRVRRAAPDERSLDHAVELLENADTPLVLAGNGAVRTSTSNRLRELVDHAGMPVVSTYMGKGAVSDRLDNSLMTLGSGPQSEASTAISRADCVLAVGYDIAEHDPRSWNADLDKAIIHVDHEPAEVYRHYNPDVEIVADISTVLRELRMHLESAPGPEWCQELRERIVADVQRKPESDDTFSVKRTLPFLREVMADEDILLSDVGSHKMAIAQNFPTYEPNTCIISNGLASMGIAVPGGIAADLATDANVVVATGDGGFLMNAAEIETATRLDLGYTIVVYNDDNYGLISENQLAHTGEHFGTELTNPNFERFAESFGIDSYRPETWSEVETVLESVVPANEMSLVEITLG; from the coding sequence ATGAAGGCGTCCGACCTCCTCGTCAGATGCCTCGAAACAGAGGGTGTCGAGTACGTGTTCGGGCTCCCGGGAGAAGAACTCGAGGGCCTGCTGTTCTCACTTCGAGATTCGGACATCCAGTTCATCCCAGTTCGACACGAACAGGGTGCGGCGTTCATGGCCGACGTCCACGGTCGGTTGACAGGCGAAGCTGGTGTCTGCCTCTCCACGTTGGGGCCGGGTGCCACGAATCTTCTCACGGGCGTCGCGGACGCCCATCTGGACAAGTCCCCACTTGTCGCGATTACGGGACAAGGGGGGCTCGAGCGCCTCCATCAGGAGAGCCACCAGGCCCTCGATATCGTCCACATGTTCGAGCCGGTCGTGAAGTGGAACACACAGATCACCGATGCCGAGATCATCCCGGAGTCAGTACGCAAGGCGTTCAAGCTCGCCGAGTACGAGAAACCCGGTGCGACCCACCTCGAGTTCCCCGAGGACGTTGCAGCACAAGAACTCGACGCAGAGCCTCTTCCAACTCGGCCACGTGTGCGACGGGCTGCCCCCGACGAACGGTCACTCGACCACGCCGTCGAACTCCTCGAGAACGCAGACACCCCGCTGGTGTTAGCCGGTAACGGTGCCGTCCGAACGTCAACATCGAACCGGTTGCGCGAACTTGTCGACCACGCTGGGATGCCCGTCGTTTCGACGTATATGGGAAAGGGAGCGGTCTCGGATCGTCTCGATAATTCGCTTATGACACTCGGTTCTGGACCGCAGTCCGAGGCGTCCACGGCAATCTCCCGGGCCGATTGTGTACTCGCAGTCGGCTACGACATCGCTGAGCACGACCCTCGCTCGTGGAACGCCGACCTCGATAAGGCCATCATCCACGTCGATCACGAGCCTGCAGAAGTATACCGACACTACAATCCTGACGTGGAAATTGTCGCGGACATCTCGACGGTCCTCCGAGAGCTACGGATGCATCTCGAATCAGCGCCTGGGCCGGAGTGGTGCCAGGAACTGCGCGAGCGAATCGTCGCGGACGTGCAACGAAAACCCGAGTCAGACGACACATTCTCGGTGAAACGGACGCTGCCGTTCCTCCGGGAAGTGATGGCCGACGAAGACATTCTGCTCTCCGACGTTGGGAGTCACAAGATGGCAATCGCACAGAATTTCCCTACCTACGAACCCAACACGTGCATCATCTCGAACGGGTTGGCAAGTATGGGAATTGCCGTCCCCGGCGGAATCGCTGCCGATCTCGCGACCGATGCGAACGTCGTCGTCGCGACCGGTGATGGTGGGTTTCTGATGAATGCAGCTGAGATAGAGACGGCCACCCGCCTCGACCTCGGTTATACGATTGTCGTGTACAACGACGACAACTACGGCCTCATCTCGGAGAACCAGCTCGCACACACCGGTGAACACTTCGGAACCGAACTGACGAACCCCAACTTCGAACGATTCGCCGAGAGCTTCGGGATCGATAGCTACCGGCCAGAGACATGGTCCGAGGTGGAGACCGTCCTCGAAAGTGTCGTTCCTGCGAACGAGATGTCCCTGGTCGAGATCACGCTTGGGTAA
- a CDS encoding DUF5789 family protein, giving the protein MAREIKFSDISTVLDEIGYPIGRSTASEELSDVRLILADGDTNLGKLVSETSLESFESAADIESALHNVLPRKAVGEPYQSEGDA; this is encoded by the coding sequence ATGGCTCGCGAAATTAAGTTCAGTGATATTTCGACCGTGCTCGATGAAATCGGGTATCCCATCGGACGGTCTACAGCATCGGAGGAACTCTCTGATGTCAGGTTGATATTGGCCGACGGTGATACAAACCTGGGCAAATTGGTTTCTGAGACGTCACTTGAGTCGTTCGAATCGGCTGCTGATATTGAGTCCGCACTCCACAACGTACTTCCACGGAAAGCGGTCGGGGAACCGTATCAGTCTGAGGGAGACGCGTAA
- a CDS encoding SLC13 family permease, translating into MMIAAAVIVTAVVATVPTTDSLTVAGQYAIATMVFAAILWVTGALPLPLTALLIPIVLTVFGVYPDFGDAVAGFANPVIFLLLAGFMLAEAFQAHDIDRRIAYSILIRFGTTARGLVLGVMVATALLSMLISNTATVAMMVPIVLGIVESVTDLTRLDEGRTSSRASNLQIGMLLGTAYAASLGGVGTLIGTPPNVIVVGQISELLGYEITFVDWLAIGLPMVIVTLPVAWVLLTYVVYPPEQFDVSYARTRARSELQSMGSLSNQGRRTVAIFAVTASLWLLGGFGFLFADVLPRPWYVTLFGGAETNVFGTIGHEGLLFYVLVGLLAVPTLVISGATTWDDLIDIDWGTLLLLGGGISLANALADTNATAWLAEVTLGSLEGTPIVVVLLVMITMVVVVGELASNTAMAAIIAPLLINIGPMYAEALGTSTELASVLLAVTGAIAASYGFALPVATPPNAIVFGTGYIERDHMLRAGALLDGVVILLTTGIAYLLIRFLWPLVLG; encoded by the coding sequence ATGATGATTGCTGCAGCCGTGATAGTCACGGCGGTTGTCGCAACAGTCCCAACGACGGACTCACTTACTGTTGCTGGACAGTACGCAATTGCGACGATGGTTTTTGCGGCAATACTCTGGGTTACGGGAGCGCTTCCGCTCCCGCTCACTGCCTTGCTTATCCCGATTGTCCTGACAGTGTTCGGCGTTTATCCAGACTTTGGCGATGCAGTCGCAGGTTTTGCCAACCCAGTGATTTTTCTGCTTCTCGCTGGTTTCATGCTTGCAGAGGCGTTCCAGGCGCACGATATCGACCGACGGATTGCCTATTCGATACTCATCCGGTTTGGAACGACAGCGAGAGGACTGGTCTTGGGCGTCATGGTCGCAACAGCGCTTCTCTCGATGCTCATCTCCAACACTGCAACGGTTGCGATGATGGTCCCAATCGTACTCGGAATCGTCGAGAGCGTCACGGACCTCACGAGACTAGACGAGGGTAGGACCTCGTCACGCGCTTCGAACCTCCAGATTGGGATGTTGCTTGGCACCGCATACGCAGCGAGTCTGGGAGGTGTGGGAACACTGATTGGAACACCACCAAACGTGATCGTCGTCGGTCAGATAAGCGAACTACTTGGCTACGAAATTACCTTCGTCGATTGGTTGGCAATCGGTCTCCCCATGGTAATCGTCACACTTCCGGTCGCGTGGGTGCTTCTGACGTATGTCGTGTATCCCCCCGAACAGTTCGACGTGAGCTATGCACGGACGCGCGCCCGGAGTGAGCTTCAATCGATGGGCTCCCTCTCGAATCAGGGCCGCCGAACCGTCGCAATCTTCGCTGTAACCGCGTCCTTGTGGCTTCTCGGGGGATTCGGGTTTCTGTTTGCTGATGTGCTACCTCGCCCATGGTATGTCACACTGTTCGGTGGTGCAGAGACCAACGTCTTCGGAACAATCGGCCACGAGGGACTCTTGTTTTACGTCCTCGTCGGGCTGCTTGCTGTACCCACACTGGTCATCAGTGGTGCGACAACGTGGGATGACCTGATCGATATCGACTGGGGAACGCTGTTGCTTCTGGGTGGTGGTATCTCGTTGGCAAACGCGTTGGCCGACACGAATGCCACTGCGTGGCTCGCTGAGGTGACACTCGGGTCACTGGAAGGCACACCAATTGTCGTGGTACTTCTCGTGATGATTACGATGGTCGTCGTCGTCGGTGAGTTGGCGTCGAATACCGCGATGGCAGCCATCATCGCCCCGCTTTTGATCAACATCGGTCCGATGTATGCCGAAGCACTCGGTACGTCGACGGAACTCGCGTCAGTTCTGTTGGCGGTGACCGGTGCCATCGCTGCCAGCTATGGATTCGCGTTACCGGTTGCAACGCCGCCCAACGCGATTGTTTTCGGAACGGGATACATAGAGCGCGACCATATGCTCCGTGCGGGTGCGTTGCTCGATGGTGTCGTTATCCTCCTCACGACAGGTATTGCATACCTCCTCATTCGGTTTCTCTGGCCGCTCGTCCTCGGTTGA
- a CDS encoding amino acid permease, producing the protein MKELERDLGLPSVLAISTGAMIGSGIFILPALALEIAGPAVIVAYALAGLLVVPAALSKSEMATAMPEAGGTYIYIERGMGPLLGTIAGVGTWFSLSFKGALALVGGVPYLLLLFDLPLKPVALGLAALLIIVNVIGAKQTGRLQIAIVVVMLAALGWFAAWSAPSAQSANYANFFDAGLSGLLAATGLVFVSYAGVTKVASVAEEVESPGRNIPLGILGSLVFTTLLYITIVAVLVGVTEPGSVAGSLTPVAVAAESTLGQAGVVAVILAAVLALISTANAGILSSSRYPLAMSRDLLAPPSLSKVSDRFGTPVPAITLTGAVLLLLIAFIPILEIAKLASAFQILVFSLINVAVVAFREGSTEYNPEFTSPFYPWVQVFGAVTGVLLLTQMGPVALVGAFVIVVGSVAWYFAYARSRVNRSGVATNAIRRQVNKNAVTNVVSATDEHTKEVLVAFTKDVGPERERALVDFAADLVARDGGRIVAVRFDEVPDQVPLTDDVTVQSPSDLSFEARMSAFADDAAVAIEADEIVSHDTKHAVVNFADKRGVDTIVAEHEPLRLQSRLFGDPIDWVVRHAPCDVILVDNLGYDEPKRVTLTGATSSYSPLAVSIAERIAAANRGTISIQHTTEESDESDQWEVINEYRTDLADVLSVPVRTEALFTDGGRRVYPDIVVQPSPDRRIRTALLGTLSSTPSHNCTRLTVYSHASRRPSVGERLLERLAF; encoded by the coding sequence ATGAAAGAATTAGAGCGAGACCTCGGTCTGCCGTCAGTGCTCGCAATTAGCACCGGTGCGATGATAGGAAGTGGCATCTTCATCTTGCCCGCTCTTGCCCTCGAAATTGCAGGACCCGCGGTCATCGTCGCGTATGCGCTCGCTGGATTGCTGGTCGTCCCTGCAGCGCTCTCGAAATCTGAAATGGCAACCGCCATGCCGGAAGCCGGTGGCACGTACATCTACATCGAACGTGGAATGGGACCCTTACTCGGAACCATCGCGGGTGTGGGTACGTGGTTTTCATTGTCGTTCAAGGGTGCGCTCGCACTCGTTGGGGGCGTTCCGTACCTGCTGTTGTTGTTTGACCTTCCGTTGAAGCCAGTCGCGCTGGGACTCGCGGCACTCTTGATTATCGTCAACGTCATCGGGGCGAAACAGACAGGGCGACTCCAAATTGCCATCGTTGTCGTGATGCTTGCTGCACTCGGTTGGTTCGCAGCCTGGAGCGCCCCAAGCGCCCAGTCAGCGAATTACGCGAATTTCTTTGACGCCGGTCTCTCCGGCCTGCTCGCTGCCACTGGTCTCGTATTCGTCTCCTATGCAGGTGTCACAAAAGTGGCGAGCGTCGCAGAAGAGGTCGAATCCCCCGGTCGGAACATCCCGCTTGGAATCCTCGGGTCGCTCGTCTTCACCACGCTGCTGTACATCACGATTGTGGCAGTCCTCGTCGGCGTGACGGAGCCAGGGTCAGTCGCCGGTTCACTGACACCAGTCGCCGTCGCTGCAGAGTCCACCCTCGGACAGGCCGGCGTCGTCGCGGTCATCCTCGCTGCAGTGCTCGCACTGATCTCCACAGCGAACGCCGGAATCCTCTCTTCGTCTCGATACCCGCTCGCGATGAGTCGTGATTTGCTCGCACCACCGTCGCTCTCGAAAGTGAGCGACCGCTTTGGGACGCCCGTCCCCGCAATCACACTGACGGGCGCCGTGTTGCTCCTGCTCATCGCGTTCATCCCAATCTTGGAGATTGCGAAATTGGCGAGCGCCTTCCAGATTCTCGTGTTCTCGCTCATCAACGTGGCTGTCGTGGCGTTCCGCGAGGGAAGCACGGAGTACAATCCCGAATTTACCTCGCCGTTCTATCCGTGGGTGCAGGTGTTCGGTGCTGTAACTGGTGTGTTGTTGTTGACCCAGATGGGCCCCGTCGCGCTTGTCGGTGCCTTCGTAATCGTGGTCGGGAGCGTCGCTTGGTACTTCGCGTACGCTCGTTCACGCGTGAACCGCTCGGGTGTCGCGACGAACGCGATTCGCCGTCAAGTGAACAAGAACGCCGTAACAAACGTCGTGTCGGCAACCGACGAACACACGAAAGAAGTGCTCGTTGCATTCACGAAAGACGTCGGACCCGAACGCGAACGAGCGCTCGTGGACTTCGCCGCTGATCTCGTCGCTCGTGACGGTGGCCGGATTGTCGCCGTGCGGTTTGACGAAGTCCCAGACCAGGTTCCACTGACAGACGACGTCACAGTCCAGTCTCCGTCTGACCTTTCTTTCGAGGCCCGAATGTCGGCCTTCGCAGACGACGCTGCGGTTGCTATCGAGGCAGACGAGATTGTCAGTCACGATACGAAACACGCGGTGGTCAACTTCGCCGACAAACGCGGTGTCGACACCATCGTCGCCGAACACGAACCGCTTCGACTCCAGTCGCGGTTGTTCGGCGACCCCATCGATTGGGTCGTCCGGCACGCCCCCTGTGATGTTATCCTCGTCGACAACCTCGGCTACGACGAACCGAAGCGGGTGACGCTCACCGGCGCTACCAGCTCGTACTCTCCACTCGCGGTCAGCATCGCCGAACGCATCGCGGCGGCAAATCGAGGGACGATTTCGATTCAGCACACGACCGAGGAATCCGACGAATCCGACCAGTGGGAGGTCATAAACGAGTACCGTACCGACCTCGCCGACGTGTTGTCTGTCCCAGTTCGGACAGAGGCACTCTTCACCGACGGTGGTCGGCGTGTCTATCCCGACATCGTCGTGCAACCAAGCCCCGACCGTCGAATCAGAACCGCGCTCCTCGGAACGTTGTCGTCGACGCCGAGCCACAACTGCACGAGGCTGACAGTGTACTCGCATGCATCTCGTCGACCTTCAGTGGGCGAGCGATTGCTCGAACGTCTCGCATTCTGA
- a CDS encoding CBS domain-containing protein yields MDISEILSPKFTEFDIGTPLSKVAGAFENQELDSVMVTDGDEYCGVVSRRQLASSSNQPSAKVGSQVQHVPTVDPTEDVREVARLMIGSDAKTLPILDGDRVIGVVTGDAVLEAVRPFLDAVTVDDAYTTELISATPDTTIGEALNMLREAGIAHLPVVDEGDLVGLLSLYDVIEFTTRGGSKSQGGSSSGFGGRGGGGQNRGGFGAREGDADRMLDLPVRNLMSDAVATVERSATLEAVVETMFEREVSSLVVTADDTDEPIGIITKTDVIEALTWERDDRNAVQVFGLDLLEGMDYDDVANLIESMTSKYAEMSVIKASIELQEHKEQNRGVPLVLARIRLVTDRGYFTADGEGYGASHALRLAANAVERQLLKGKTYGDSKKHPDTDEQAQLYGWWLGG; encoded by the coding sequence ATGGATATCTCTGAGATACTCTCCCCAAAATTTACGGAGTTCGATATCGGTACACCGCTCTCGAAGGTCGCCGGAGCGTTCGAGAATCAGGAACTCGATTCGGTCATGGTAACAGACGGTGACGAGTACTGTGGAGTCGTCAGCCGCCGACAGCTAGCTTCTTCGTCCAACCAGCCCTCGGCAAAGGTCGGCTCACAGGTACAGCACGTCCCGACGGTCGACCCCACCGAGGACGTCCGTGAGGTCGCACGGCTCATGATCGGTAGCGACGCCAAAACGCTCCCCATACTAGACGGCGACCGTGTTATCGGTGTGGTGACTGGCGATGCCGTGCTCGAGGCTGTCCGTCCGTTTCTCGACGCGGTGACTGTCGATGATGCCTACACAACGGAGTTGATCAGTGCGACCCCTGACACCACGATTGGGGAAGCACTCAATATGCTTCGGGAAGCCGGAATCGCCCATCTCCCGGTCGTCGACGAGGGCGACCTCGTGGGTCTGCTGAGCCTGTACGACGTCATCGAGTTCACGACACGAGGCGGAAGCAAGAGCCAGGGCGGTTCGTCGAGTGGATTCGGTGGCCGCGGCGGTGGCGGACAAAATCGTGGTGGGTTCGGGGCGCGCGAAGGCGATGCCGACCGGATGCTCGACCTGCCAGTGCGGAATCTGATGTCCGATGCAGTCGCGACGGTCGAGCGGAGCGCGACGCTTGAGGCAGTCGTCGAGACGATGTTCGAGCGGGAGGTCTCTTCTCTCGTCGTCACGGCCGACGACACCGACGAGCCGATCGGTATCATCACAAAAACGGACGTCATCGAGGCGCTCACCTGGGAGCGCGACGACCGGAACGCCGTCCAGGTGTTCGGTCTCGACCTGCTTGAGGGGATGGACTACGACGACGTCGCCAACCTGATCGAAAGTATGACCTCGAAGTACGCTGAGATGAGCGTGATCAAGGCCAGCATCGAACTGCAGGAGCACAAGGAACAAAATCGGGGTGTGCCGCTGGTGCTCGCACGAATTCGGCTGGTCACCGACCGCGGCTACTTCACGGCCGATGGGGAGGGATACGGTGCCTCTCACGCTCTCCGACTCGCCGCGAACGCGGTCGAACGTCAACTGCTCAAGGGGAAGACCTACGGCGACTCGAAGAAGCATCCCGACACTGACGAGCAGGCACAGCTCTACGGCTGGTGGCTTGGCGGGTAA
- a CDS encoding NAD-dependent succinate-semialdehyde dehydrogenase: protein MDVVDPSTGERIESYAEHTQSGVEKALDRANAAFEDWRLRPVREREELLAAAGEVLRENKRKYAETMTREMGKPLSQALAEVEKCAWGCDHYAEHASAYLEPEGHPSPPGAAVETVYEPLGPVLAVMPWNFPFWQVFRFAAPSLTAGNVGLLKHASNVPGCSMAIEEVFREAGYPEGVFQSLLVPSEFVDEILADERVRAATLTGSGPAGRAVASTAGEHLKKTVLELGGSDPFIVLDDADISAAAETGAWARNQNGGQSCIAAKRFIVHTDVYQAFLDRFTEVVSSLTVGDPMDEETDVGPQARQDLLESLHGQVEASVEAGARVVTGGEPLDRQGAYYSPTILADIPEGCPADSEETFGPVAAVYEVPDETTAIEKANDTEFGLGASIWTEDRERGERLARQIDAGNVYVNQLVKSDPRVPFGGVKESGYGRELSNAGIMEFVNRKTVWVE, encoded by the coding sequence ATGGACGTAGTTGACCCGTCGACTGGCGAGCGAATCGAATCGTACGCGGAACACACCCAATCGGGGGTCGAAAAAGCGCTCGATCGGGCGAATGCAGCGTTCGAAGACTGGCGCCTCCGGCCAGTTCGGGAACGCGAAGAACTGCTTGCAGCTGCCGGTGAGGTCCTACGCGAGAACAAACGCAAGTACGCCGAAACGATGACTCGTGAGATGGGAAAACCGCTCTCACAAGCTCTCGCAGAGGTCGAAAAGTGTGCGTGGGGCTGTGATCACTACGCGGAACATGCGAGTGCGTACCTGGAACCCGAGGGACACCCCAGTCCACCGGGAGCGGCGGTCGAAACCGTCTACGAGCCACTGGGACCAGTCCTCGCAGTTATGCCGTGGAACTTCCCGTTCTGGCAGGTGTTCAGATTCGCCGCCCCGTCGCTGACGGCGGGGAACGTCGGTCTGCTGAAACACGCCTCCAACGTCCCCGGCTGTTCGATGGCAATCGAGGAGGTGTTTCGCGAGGCTGGTTACCCCGAGGGAGTCTTCCAATCACTGTTGGTCCCGTCGGAGTTCGTCGACGAAATCCTCGCGGACGAACGCGTCCGGGCCGCGACACTGACCGGAAGTGGACCGGCTGGGAGGGCCGTCGCGTCGACAGCGGGCGAGCACCTCAAGAAGACAGTTCTGGAACTCGGTGGAAGCGACCCGTTCATCGTTCTCGACGACGCTGATATTTCGGCCGCCGCGGAGACCGGCGCGTGGGCGCGAAACCAGAACGGTGGGCAGTCCTGTATCGCAGCCAAACGATTCATCGTTCACACGGACGTGTATCAGGCGTTCCTCGACCGGTTCACCGAGGTGGTCTCGTCACTCACGGTTGGCGATCCGATGGACGAGGAGACCGACGTCGGTCCACAGGCCCGTCAAGACCTCCTGGAGTCCCTCCACGGACAGGTAGAGGCGAGTGTCGAGGCGGGCGCACGAGTCGTCACAGGTGGTGAACCCCTCGACCGGCAGGGTGCGTACTACTCCCCGACAATCCTTGCCGATATCCCTGAGGGCTGCCCGGCCGACAGCGAGGAGACGTTCGGGCCCGTCGCCGCTGTCTACGAAGTCCCAGACGAGACCACGGCGATCGAGAAAGCCAACGATACCGAGTTCGGTCTGGGTGCGAGCATCTGGACCGAAGACCGTGAGCGCGGCGAGCGACTCGCTCGACAGATCGACGCCGGTAACGTGTACGTGAATCAGCTAGTGAAGTCCGATCCACGGGTCCCGTTCGGTGGGGTCAAGGAATCTGGCTACGGCCGAGAACTCTCGAATGCGGGCATCATGGAGTTCGTCAATCGCAAGACCGTCTGGGTGGAATAA